Proteins encoded in a region of the Suncus etruscus isolate mSunEtr1 chromosome 1, mSunEtr1.pri.cur, whole genome shotgun sequence genome:
- the LRRC19 gene encoding leucine-rich repeat-containing protein 19 produces the protein MKMVRILFWPFFAMLSLSDESQSSKIEIKYNFTEKNYSLIPENIDTNVNILDLSYNQITLNITDIKTLQTYLLLTQLYLIKNRVSILQNNSFGKHSNLEILNICRNSIHIIQQDAFAGLTKLRQLHLCQNKILQLNPDIFVPLKSLTLLNLQSNLISYFDVPQLFHLKVITLEGNPWNCSCSLLNLLNWMSTSNVTLENEDITMCSYPTILKGYSIKTAPYTVECHSKFPLSTNEDLYINFQLISDSTFNSSLNNLTGYLEPEPLGKSWAFLVSVVVTVVITSLLIFIVVKCPMWYNFLLSYHHHRLEEHEAEIYKDVFTENTSSLPQIHEANSEETIIFKQLNSFVVDDDGFIEDKYIDTQELCEEN, from the exons ATGAAGATGGTGAGAATCTTGTTTTGGCCCTTCTTTGCAATGCTATCATTATCAGATGAAAGCCAGAGCTCTAAAATC gaaatcaaatataactttactgaaaaaaattattctttgattCCAGAAAATATTGATACAAATGTTAATATACTTGATCTCAGTTACAATCAAATTACACTGAACATCACAGACATAAAAACTCTACAGACATACCTTCTACTCACTCAACTCTATTTGATTAAGAATAGAGTCTCTATCTTACAAAATAATAGTTTTGGTAAACACTCCAATCTagaaattttaaacatttgtagAAACTCCATCCATATAATACAACAGGATGCCTTTGCAGGCTTAACTAAACTAAGACAGTTACATCtctgtcaaaataaaatattacaactaaaTCCTGATATATTTGTGCCATTAAAAAGCCTGACACTTCTAAATCTGCAAAGCAATTTAATAAGCTATTTTGATGTGCCACAACTCTTTCATCTAAAAGTAATAACTTTAGAAGGGAATCCATGGAATTGCTCTTGTAGTCTGCTGAATTTGCTAAATTGGATGAGCACATCAAATGTGACACTAG AAAATGAGGATATCACCATGTGCAGTTACCCTACTATCTTGAAGGGCTACAGCATCAAAACAGCACCTTATACAGTTGAATGCCACTCAAAATTTCCTTTATCTACAAATGAAGATCTTTATATTAACTTTCAACTCATTAGTGATTCAACATTTAACAGCTCTCTGAACAATTTAACAGGATATTTAG aacctgaacctcttgggaaaaGTTGGGCTTTTCTTGTCAGTGTTGTAGTCACTGTAGTGATTACTTcacttctcatttttattgttgtcaAATGCCCAATGTGGTATAATTTTCTACTTAGTTACCATCATCATCGCCTAGAAGAGCATGAAGCAGAAATCTACAAAGATGTTTTTACTGAAAATACAAGCTCCCTTCCACAGATACATGAAGCAAATTCAGAagaaacaataatatttaaacaaCTAAATTCATTTGTAGTAGATGATGATGGATTTATTgaagataaatatatagatactCAAGAATTATGTGAAGAAAATTAA